A window of the Myripristis murdjan chromosome 15, fMyrMur1.1, whole genome shotgun sequence genome harbors these coding sequences:
- the vsir gene encoding V-type immunoglobulin domain-containing suppressor of T-cell activation, with protein sequence MEWELPYRSPLLGMKCALWFYSVLLCIVGANGEMSHGHSTLSVSVPHQYYMCPEGATVKLVCSQKGAGMYPHDSLRSSWLYTPHVDQHCRRVGPRNGSLSDRAGANHSLPRGVHFGHGEHNFWVTLQNVTMLDQGRYCCMVLDFRQPEAGAEHKHVLLQNAHSHVVLHVMPRRNGSQECTVVDLKAPEGTVSVVLATVACIMALLSLPIILVLVYKQRQNSQSSRRAHELVRMDSEAQGHENPVFLGGSPQTKTRTVSQIMTRQASETGRHLLSEPGTPLSPPTHGDVFFAIPDPIPESPDFLQL encoded by the exons ATGGAGTGGGAATTACCTTATCGGAGTCCACTGTTGGGAATGAAGTGCGCACTTTGGTTTTACTCTGTTCTGCTGTGCATTGTTGGAG CCAATGGTGAGATGTCCCATGGCCACTCCACACTTAGTGTTTCTGTACCCCATCAGTACTACATGTGCCCTGAGGGTGCAACGGTCAAACTGGTGTGTTCACAGAAAGGTGCCGGCATGTACCCACACGATTCCTTGAGAAGCAGTTGGCTGTACACCCCCCATGTTGACCAGCACTGCCGCAGGGTGGGTCCGCGCAATGGCTCCCTTTCTGACCGAGCTGGTGCCAACCACAGCCTTCCTCGAGGGGTGCATTTCGGGCACGGAGAGCACAATTTTTGGGTGACGCTGCAGAACGTGACCATGCTCGACCAGGGCCGCTACTGCTGCATGGTCCTGGATTTCCGCCAACCTGAAGCCGGTGCGGAACACAAACATGTCCTCCTGCAGAATGCCCACAGCCATGTTGTGCTCCATGTGATGCCAC GGAGAAACGGCTCACAAGAATGCACTGTTGTGGATCTCAAGGCGCCTGAAG GTACTGTGTCCGTGGTCTTGGCCACAGTCGCCTGCATCatggctctgctctctctgcctaTTATTCTGGTCCTTGTGTACAAACAGAGGCAGAATTCCCAGTCCAGCAGAC gTGCACACGAGCTGGTGAGGATGGACAG tgaggCTCAGGGCCATGAGAACCCTGTGTTTCTGGGCGGATCGCCACAGACCAAGACCCGCACAGTTTCTCAGATCATGACTAGGCAGGCCTCTGAGACGGGACGCCACCTGCTGTCAGAACCAGGaactcctctgtctcctccaacACATGGAGATGTATTCTTCGCAATACCGG
- the eif3s6ip gene encoding eukaryotic translation initiation factor 3 subunit L, with translation MSYHDEEDYDPYSYPNDYDLHTGDPKADLAYERQYEQQTYHVIPEVIKNFLQYFHKTISDLIDQKVYELQANRVSSENIEQKIYEIQDVYENSWNKLTDRFFKTSPWPEAEAIASLVGNDAVFLILYKELYYRHIYAKVSGGPTLDQRFESYYNYCNLFNYILNADGPAPLELPNQWLWDIIDEFIYQFQSFSQYRCKTAKKSEEEIEFLRNNPKIWNVHSVLNVLHSLVDKSNINRQLEVYTSGGDPESVAGEYGRHSLYKMLGYFSLVGLLRLHSLLGDYYQAIKVLENIELNKKSMYSRVPECQITTYYYVGFAYLMMRRYQDAIRVFANILLYIQRTRNMFQRSTYKYEMINKQNEQMHGLLAIALTMYPMRIDESIHTQLREKYGDKMLRMQKGDLQVFEELFSFACPKFLSPVVPNYDNVHPNYHKEPFQQQLKVFAEEVQQQAQLSTIRSFLKLYTTMPVAKLAGFLDMTEQEFRIQLLVFKHKMKNLVWTSGISALDGEFQSASEVDFYIDKDMIHIADTKVARRYGDFFIRQIHKFEELNRTLKKMPMSGGSGGSGNALGR, from the exons GTGACCCCAAAGCAGACCTGGCCTACGAGCGGCAGTACGAGCAGCAGACCTACCATGTCATCCCCGAGGTGATCAAAAACTTCCTGCAGTATTTCCACAAAACCATCTCGGACCTCATCGACCAGAAGGTTTACGAGCTGCAGGCCAACCGTGTGTCGAGCGAAAACATCGAGCAGAAGATCTACGAGATCCAGGATGTCTATGAGAACAG TTGGAACAAGTTGACTGATCGTTTCTTCAAGACGTCCCCCTGGCCCGAGGCTGAGGCCATCGCCTCCCTTGTTGGCAACG ATGCTGTGTTCCTCATTCTCTATAAGGAACTGTACTACAGACACATCTACGCCAAAGTCAGC GGTGGACCAACTTTGGACCAGAGGTTTGAGTCTTACTACAATTACTGCAACCTCTTCAACTACATTCTTA ATGCTGATGGCCCCGCCCCCCTGGAACTGCCCAACCAATGGCTTTGGGACATCATTGATGAGTTCATTTATCAG TTCCAGTCCTTTAGCCAGTACCGCTGCAAGACGGCCAAGAAGTCGGAGGAGGAGATCGAGTTCCTGAGGAACAACCCAAAGATCTGGAATGTCCACAGTGTCCTCAACGTTCTCCACTCCCTGGTGGACAAGAGCAACATCAACCGCCAGCTAGAGGTCTACACCAGCGGAG GGGACCCAGAGAGCGTGGCTGGAGAGTACGGACGTCATTCCCTCTATAAGATGTTGGGCTACTTCAGCTTGGTGGGGCTGCTGAGGCTGCACTCTCTGCTTGGTGATTACTACCAGGCCATCAAAGTCCTGGAGAACATTGAGCTCAACAAAAAG AGTATGTACTCCCGTGTGCCTGAGTGCCAGATCACCACCTACTACTACGTGGGTTTTGCCTACCTGATGATGAGGCGGTACCAAGACGCCATTCGTGTCTTTGCCAACATCTTGCTCTACATCCAGAGGACCAGGAACATGTTCCAGAGGTCCACGTACAAATATGAGATG atcaacaaacaaaatgaacagatgCACGGCCTGCTGGCCATCGCCCTCACCATGTACCCGATGCGCATCGATGAGAGCATCCACACGCAGCTGAGGGAGAAGTATGGCGACAAGATGCTGAGGATGCAGAAGGG AGACCTGCAGGTGTTCGAGGAGCTGTTCAGCTTCGCCTGTCCCAAGTTCCTGTCGCCCGTGGTGCCAAACTACGACAACGTCCACCCCAACTACCACAAAGAGCCCTTCCAACAGCAGCTGAAGGTCTTTGCTGAGGAGGTGCAGCAGCAGGCGCAGCTCTCCACCATCCGCAG TTTCCTGAAGCTGTACACGACCATGCCGGTGGCCAAGCTGGCGGGCTTCCTCGACATGACCGAGCAGGAGTTTCGCATTCAGCTGCTGGTCTTCAAGCACAAGATGAAGAACCTTGTGTGGACCAGTGGCATCTCAGCCCTGGACGGAGAGTTCCAGTCCGCCTCCGAGGTCGACTTCTACATTGACAAG GACATGATTCACATCGCCGACACTAAAGTGGCCCGTCGCTACGGAGATTTCTTCATTAGACAGATCCACAAGTTTGAGGAG TTGAACAGGACGCTGAAGAAGATGCCGATGAGCGGCGGCTCCGGGGGATCGGGCAATGCCTTGGGCCGATAA